The Mycolicibacterium parafortuitum nucleotide sequence CGGCCGCCGGGCGCGAATCGCTTGCGCCGCCTAACGAATCGGGGTGAAGGTGATGTTGACGTCGGTGAGGCCGCGCAGGATGAAGGTCGGCTCGTAGTTGTACGTCCGGTTTCCGGGCGGGCCGTGCAGCTCCTCGTCGATGGCGATGTCGCCCATGCGGTCCAGGATGCGTTCGATCGACACCCGGCCTTCCACACGGGCCAGCGGGCCACCCGGGCACGAGTGCACGCCGCGGCCGAACGCGATGTGCTCGCGGACGTTCTTGCGGTCCAGGTCGAACTCGTGCGGATTGTCGAAGCGGTTGGGATCGCGGTTGACCGCGCCGGGGCAGATCATCAGCGTGGTGCCGGCGGGGACGTCGATGTCGCCGATCTTGGTGTTCTTCTTGGCCAGCCGGAACTGGCTCTTGACCGGTGCGTCCATCCGCAGCGCCTCCTCGACGAACACCGGGATGCGGGTGCGGTCGCGACGCAGCCGCTCCTGGATCTCCGGATGGTCGCCGAGCACCCGCATCGACGCCGACAGCAGCTTGGTCGTGGTCTCCTGGCCCGCCGCGAACAGGAACGTCGCCGAGCGCACCACCTCGATGACCGGCGGGGTGGAGCCGTCCGGGTACTTCGCCGTCGCCAGCGCGGTGAGCACGTCGTCGCGAGGGTCCTTGCGCCGGTCCTCCAGGTACTTGATGAACTTCTCGTCCAGCCACTCCAGCGGGTTGGCGCCGACCAGGTCGCTGTGGTCGAGCGAACCGACGTTGGCGCCCGGGCGGGGCGCACCCAGCACGGTGCGGAACTCCTCGTGATCCTCTTCGGGCACTCCGAGCATGTCGGCGATCACCAAGAGCGAGAACGGCTTTGCGTAGGCGGTGAGGAATTCGCAGCGGCCGGCGTCGATGAAGTCGTCGAGCACCTCGTCGGCGAGGCGCCACATGAAGTCCTCGTTCTCCTTGAGCCGACTCGGCGTCAGCAGTCGGTTGAGCAGCGAACGGGCGTAGGTGTGGTCGGGCGGATCCATCGTGACCATGTGTTCGAACATCGGCATCTGGGACCGATGCTCGGTGATCTGGTCGGTGATGTCGTCCCCTTCGGGGGTGAACGGCAGCGGCGGGAACGGCCCGGCGACCGCGATGCACGACGAGTACGTATCCGAGTCCTTCAGCACGACGGCCGCCTCGTCGTAGCCGGTGACGGCCAGCACGCCATAGTTCGGCTCCCGGGTCACCGGGCACTTGCTGCGCAGGTGGTCGAAGTAGGGGTGCGGGTCCGGTACCAGGGACGGATCGGTGAAGTAATCGATCGTGTCGAAGTCGGTCATGTCCGTGGCCTCCCGGGGCTGGCGGGTCGTTCGTGCGGGGTGTTGGGCAGTGCGGGGTGTTGGGCAAAAGGTGTCCAAATGCTGAGCACCTGCTTAGCATGCGGTAAGAGTTAGGGTCAAGGTTCTCGGGTATCCCGCGAGTCACGCGGGACAGCGCAGAACGGGAATGGGAGTCAGCATGGCA carries:
- a CDS encoding cytochrome P450 — encoded protein: MTDFDTIDYFTDPSLVPDPHPYFDHLRSKCPVTREPNYGVLAVTGYDEAAVVLKDSDTYSSCIAVAGPFPPLPFTPEGDDITDQITEHRSQMPMFEHMVTMDPPDHTYARSLLNRLLTPSRLKENEDFMWRLADEVLDDFIDAGRCEFLTAYAKPFSLLVIADMLGVPEEDHEEFRTVLGAPRPGANVGSLDHSDLVGANPLEWLDEKFIKYLEDRRKDPRDDVLTALATAKYPDGSTPPVIEVVRSATFLFAAGQETTTKLLSASMRVLGDHPEIQERLRRDRTRIPVFVEEALRMDAPVKSQFRLAKKNTKIGDIDVPAGTTLMICPGAVNRDPNRFDNPHEFDLDRKNVREHIAFGRGVHSCPGGPLARVEGRVSIERILDRMGDIAIDEELHGPPGNRTYNYEPTFILRGLTDVNITFTPIR